A window from Hyalangium ruber encodes these proteins:
- a CDS encoding ADP-ribosylglycohydrolase family protein yields the protein MPPPRRPAPQGPDPLPGQRSRGALLGLAVGDALGAPLRGRNMLAPLFPQLAEGMRRQPTGGIIKARLGKLPDVVPEVGLELPPDEGLPPDAPLEPPVVELRKGQVTDETHMACCVAWSLKELKRYDAADVARRLRAWKAHAFDMSDPVRDVLDEMDSGMPVLTAGRRVWIRNYRRTFTTGSLVRTAPIGVFFAKDEPARIQASMEDSALTHFDPRCQLACAALNSAIAKAITGGGQLEPQELITAALSGLSVAAPMLARSAADYVSEVTTANTLLRADLEAAQQSDPMLYGPELHLHRQHGNVRIAFRLAFWELLHAPSFEAGLVDVVNRGGDADAHGAITGALLGAFHGEEAIPAEWRRLVLDSMNTVRGPFWNVYHPRHLLALVQG from the coding sequence ATGCCCCCGCCCCGCCGCCCTGCCCCGCAGGGGCCTGACCCCCTTCCCGGACAGCGCAGCCGAGGCGCCCTGCTGGGGCTCGCCGTGGGAGACGCCCTGGGCGCGCCGCTGCGCGGGCGGAACATGCTGGCCCCCCTCTTCCCCCAGCTCGCCGAGGGCATGCGCCGCCAGCCCACCGGCGGCATCATCAAGGCCCGGCTCGGCAAGCTCCCGGACGTTGTGCCCGAGGTCGGCCTGGAGCTGCCCCCGGACGAAGGGCTCCCGCCGGACGCGCCCCTGGAGCCGCCCGTGGTGGAGCTGCGCAAGGGCCAGGTAACGGACGAGACGCACATGGCCTGCTGCGTCGCCTGGAGCCTCAAGGAGCTCAAGCGTTACGACGCCGCCGACGTGGCGCGCCGCCTGCGTGCCTGGAAGGCCCACGCTTTCGACATGAGCGATCCGGTGCGCGACGTGCTGGACGAGATGGACTCGGGAATGCCGGTGCTCACCGCGGGGCGCCGAGTGTGGATCCGCAACTACCGCCGCACCTTCACCACGGGCAGCCTCGTTCGCACCGCCCCCATCGGCGTCTTCTTCGCGAAGGACGAGCCGGCGCGCATCCAGGCCTCTATGGAGGACTCCGCCCTCACCCACTTCGATCCGCGCTGCCAGCTCGCCTGCGCGGCGCTCAACTCCGCCATCGCCAAGGCCATCACCGGCGGGGGGCAGCTCGAGCCCCAGGAACTCATCACCGCCGCGCTGAGCGGGCTGTCCGTCGCGGCGCCCATGCTGGCCCGCTCCGCCGCCGACTACGTCTCCGAGGTGACGACCGCCAACACGCTGCTGCGCGCGGACCTGGAGGCGGCCCAGCAGTCCGACCCCATGCTCTACGGCCCGGAGCTGCACCTGCACCGCCAGCACGGGAATGTGCGCATCGCCTTCCGGCTGGCCTTCTGGGAATTGCTCCACGCCCCCAGCTTCGAGGCGGGGCTGGTGGATGTGGTCAACCGCGGGGGAGACGCCGACGCGCACGGCGCCATCACCGGGGCGCTGCTGGGCGCCTTCCACGGCGAGGAGGCCATCCCCGCCGAGTGGCGCCGGCTGGTGCTGGACTCGATGAACACCGTGCGCGGGCCCTTCTGGAACGTCTACCACCCGCGCCACCTGCTCGCGCTGGTACAGGGCTGA
- a CDS encoding type II toxin-antitoxin system RatA family toxin, with amino-acid sequence MPGATRSIVINAPVEKVFDIIVQYDKYKEFLSEVKEVRTSGRQGNEINVHYKVDVVKTVSYTIRVKEERPTRMSWSFVEGEFMKDNKGSWVLEPAGEGKTKATYNVEMSFGLLVPKTVVNALAETSLPKMLEAFKRRAEST; translated from the coding sequence ATGCCAGGCGCCACCCGCTCGATCGTCATCAATGCCCCCGTGGAGAAGGTGTTCGACATCATCGTCCAGTACGACAAGTACAAGGAGTTCCTCTCCGAGGTGAAGGAGGTGCGCACCTCCGGCCGCCAGGGCAACGAGATCAACGTCCACTACAAGGTCGATGTGGTGAAGACCGTCTCGTACACCATCCGCGTCAAGGAGGAGCGGCCCACCCGCATGTCCTGGAGCTTCGTGGAGGGCGAGTTCATGAAGGACAACAAGGGCAGCTGGGTGCTCGAGCCCGCGGGCGAGGGGAAGACCAAGGCCACCTACAACGTGGAGATGTCCTTCGGCCTGCTGGTGCCCAAGACCGTCGTCAACGCCCTGGCGGAGACTTCGCTGCCCAAGATGCTGGAGGCCTTCAAGCGCCGGGCGGAGAGCACCTGA
- the glpX gene encoding class II fructose-bisphosphatase, translated as MDRNLAIEAVRVTEMAAIASARLMGRGTKNESDQAAVDAMRKAFDALYIDGTVVIGEGERDEAPMLYIGEKVGKRQEGAPEVDIALDPLEGTNLCAYGRPGAISVVAMAGKGGLLNAPDTYMEKLAVGPAAKGAIDLRRSATENLRAVAEKKKVYVEDLTVVILDRERHADLIKEVRTAGARVRLIEDGDVAGAISTCFEETGVDVLMGIGGAPEGVIAAAAVRCVGGDMQGRLVPRNQGEIDRAKRMGITDMSKIYTAEDLARGEVMFAASGVTSGDFLKGVRFFGGGCETHSVVMRSKTGTVRFVQSIHKFDKKPGYAP; from the coding sequence ATGGATCGCAACCTGGCAATCGAGGCTGTGCGCGTCACCGAGATGGCGGCCATTGCCTCCGCCCGTCTGATGGGCCGCGGCACCAAGAACGAGTCGGATCAGGCCGCCGTGGACGCCATGCGCAAGGCCTTCGACGCGCTCTACATCGACGGCACCGTCGTCATCGGCGAGGGCGAGCGCGACGAGGCGCCCATGCTCTACATCGGTGAGAAGGTCGGCAAGCGCCAGGAGGGCGCCCCCGAGGTGGACATCGCCCTGGACCCGTTGGAGGGCACCAACCTGTGCGCCTACGGTCGTCCGGGTGCCATCTCCGTGGTGGCCATGGCCGGCAAGGGCGGGCTGCTCAATGCGCCCGACACGTACATGGAGAAGCTGGCGGTGGGCCCGGCCGCCAAGGGCGCGATCGATCTGCGCCGCTCCGCCACCGAGAACCTGCGCGCTGTCGCCGAGAAGAAGAAGGTCTACGTGGAGGACCTCACCGTGGTCATCCTCGACCGCGAGCGGCACGCCGACCTCATCAAGGAGGTGCGCACCGCGGGCGCGCGCGTGCGCCTCATCGAGGACGGGGACGTGGCCGGCGCCATCTCCACCTGCTTCGAGGAGACGGGCGTGGACGTGCTGATGGGCATCGGCGGCGCGCCCGAGGGCGTCATCGCCGCGGCGGCCGTCCGCTGCGTGGGCGGCGACATGCAGGGCCGGCTGGTGCCCCGCAACCAGGGCGAGATCGACCGCGCCAAGCGGATGGGCATCACCGACATGAGCAAGATCTACACGGCCGAGGATCTGGCCCGCGGCGAGGTGATGTTCGCCGCCAGCGGCGTCACCTCGGGCGACTTCCTCAAGGGCGTGCGCTTCTTCGGCGGCGGCTGCGAGACGCACTCGGTGGTGATGCGCAGCAAGACCGGCACCGTCCGCTTCGTGCAATCCATCCACAAGTTCGACAAGAAGCCGGGCTACGCTCCTTAA
- a CDS encoding acyl-CoA thioesterase, giving the protein MVEARLRVIYGDTDQMGVVYHANYFRYFEFSRMEYFRARGGSYVELEAQGFMLPVVEASCQYKSPARYDDLLLIRPKVSELRRASLVFTYEVVREREPASLLCTGTTVHACLGRDGKLKRIPDSLARLIETSS; this is encoded by the coding sequence ATGGTGGAGGCGCGGCTACGAGTCATCTACGGCGACACGGACCAGATGGGCGTCGTCTATCACGCCAACTACTTCCGCTATTTCGAGTTCTCCCGCATGGAGTACTTCCGCGCGAGGGGCGGTAGCTACGTCGAGCTGGAGGCCCAGGGCTTCATGCTGCCCGTCGTCGAGGCCTCGTGTCAGTACAAGTCACCGGCGCGATATGACGATCTGCTCCTCATCCGCCCCAAGGTGAGCGAGCTGCGCCGCGCCTCGCTCGTCTTCACCTATGAAGTGGTCCGCGAGCGCGAGCCGGCCTCGCTGCTGTGTACCGGCACGACGGTACACGCCTGTCTGGGGCGCGACGGCAAGCTGAAGCGCATTCCGGACAGCCTCGCGCGCCTCATCGAAACGTCTTCCTGA
- a CDS encoding alkaline phosphatase family protein, producing MVRPLALALVLVALPALAKPPRLTLFITVDALGTDLLLRSRPKFKSGLRQLLDGGAFYPYARVQYAKARTAPGHATLITGANPWRHGIVDNRVVDRATGVPSSVFRDDTHPVLEVPLNVATEGDTSPLPLMAETLGDRLRISTRSRGKVVALSGKGRAAIALAGRLGQAYWFDETVGKFVTGTWYTKEFPSWLKGFNARGLADGYFSQQWTPLLPKADYLGEDERTYEVDAANMGRAFPHPLNGGASAPGPRSYTALAISPFSHDLLVQAAKAALEGEALGKDDVTDLLAVSFSGTDRVFHAYGPHSWEMQDTLYRLDRALGELLTAAERAAGGKANLVIVLSADHGGAAAPEHWASEGLPAQRLNPKELAQGLNQELKARFPQVEVTATVEELDVYLGGKGLTESKVDGATVRRAVADWLSRQPGITLAVARDDLYTAPDVGGLLAPLRRGYYAGRSGDVLYMPRPYLVVSSEPAGTNHSTPYSYDAQVPVVFAGKGVKPGTRMNEISTTDVAPTLGALMELGAPASAEGSPRPEVFANSR from the coding sequence ATGGTGCGCCCTCTCGCCCTGGCCCTGGTCCTCGTTGCCCTCCCCGCGCTCGCCAAGCCGCCCCGGCTGACGCTCTTCATCACCGTGGATGCGCTCGGCACGGACCTGCTGCTGCGCTCACGCCCGAAGTTCAAGAGCGGCCTGCGCCAGCTGCTGGACGGGGGAGCCTTCTACCCCTACGCGCGGGTGCAGTACGCCAAGGCGCGCACCGCGCCGGGCCACGCCACCCTGATTACCGGCGCCAACCCCTGGCGACACGGCATCGTGGACAACCGGGTGGTGGACCGGGCCACGGGCGTCCCCTCGAGCGTGTTCCGGGACGACACGCACCCGGTGCTGGAGGTGCCGCTGAACGTCGCCACCGAGGGGGACACCAGCCCCCTGCCGCTGATGGCGGAGACGCTGGGGGACCGGCTCCGCATCTCCACGCGCTCGCGGGGCAAGGTGGTGGCGCTGTCGGGCAAGGGCCGGGCGGCCATCGCGCTCGCGGGGCGGCTGGGGCAGGCGTACTGGTTCGACGAGACGGTGGGCAAGTTCGTGACCGGCACCTGGTACACGAAGGAGTTCCCTTCCTGGCTCAAGGGCTTCAACGCCCGAGGCCTGGCGGATGGCTACTTCTCCCAGCAGTGGACGCCGCTGCTGCCCAAGGCCGACTACCTGGGCGAGGACGAGCGCACCTACGAGGTGGACGCCGCCAACATGGGCCGCGCCTTCCCCCACCCCCTCAACGGGGGCGCGTCGGCCCCGGGGCCCCGCTCGTACACGGCGCTCGCCATCTCTCCGTTCTCGCATGACCTGCTGGTCCAGGCGGCCAAGGCGGCCCTCGAGGGCGAGGCCCTGGGCAAGGACGACGTGACGGACCTGCTCGCGGTGAGCTTCAGCGGCACGGACCGCGTCTTCCACGCGTACGGTCCTCACTCCTGGGAGATGCAGGACACGCTGTACCGGCTGGACCGCGCGCTGGGCGAGCTCCTCACCGCCGCCGAGCGGGCCGCTGGGGGCAAGGCCAACCTGGTCATTGTCCTCTCGGCGGACCACGGCGGCGCGGCCGCGCCCGAGCACTGGGCCTCGGAGGGACTCCCCGCCCAGCGGCTGAACCCGAAGGAGCTGGCGCAGGGACTCAACCAGGAACTCAAGGCCCGCTTCCCGCAGGTGGAGGTGACCGCCACCGTCGAGGAGCTGGACGTGTACCTGGGCGGCAAGGGGCTCACCGAGAGCAAGGTGGACGGGGCGACGGTGCGGCGGGCCGTGGCGGACTGGCTCTCACGGCAGCCCGGCATCACCCTGGCGGTGGCGAGGGATGACCTCTACACGGCGCCGGACGTGGGGGGCCTCCTGGCCCCGCTGCGGCGCGGCTACTACGCCGGACGCAGCGGCGACGTGCTCTACATGCCGCGTCCCTACCTGGTCGTCAGCTCCGAGCCGGCGGGCACCAACCACAGCACGCCCTACAGCTACGACGCGCAGGTGCCGGTCGTCTTCGCCGGAAAGGGCGTGAAGCCCGGCACACGCATGAACGAGATCAGCACCACGGACGTGGCGCCCACGCTCGGTGCGCTGATGGAGCTGGGGGCGCCCGCCTCCGCGGAGGGCAGCCCCCGACCCGAGGTCTTCGCGAACTCGCGCTGA
- the nadC gene encoding carboxylating nicotinate-nucleotide diphosphorylase produces MTDYLDRLIKLALDEDLGAAGDVTSIALVPPEAMGSGELVAKEQLIIAGMDAFARVFHHVDPEVKVEVLRQDGEEIKPKVVAAKVSGRLRSLLSAERTALNIVQRMAGIATLAQQAMTTVRGSKLKVLDTRKTPPGMRGLAKEAVRLGGASNHRFGLFDGILIKDNHIAAVGGSIKEALKRAKAHSPRLVKIEIEVTSLKQLTEAIEGGADVVMLDNMDDAMIRKAVEITAGRVPIEVSGGVTLDRLPRLAKLGVDFVSMGALTHSARAMDLSLEIATTKRSARSRASRSSKA; encoded by the coding sequence TTGACGGATTACCTCGACCGCCTCATCAAGCTCGCCCTGGACGAGGATCTCGGAGCGGCGGGGGATGTCACCTCCATCGCCCTGGTGCCTCCGGAGGCGATGGGCTCGGGAGAGCTCGTCGCCAAGGAGCAGCTCATCATCGCCGGGATGGATGCCTTCGCCCGGGTGTTCCACCACGTGGACCCCGAGGTGAAGGTCGAGGTCCTCCGGCAGGATGGGGAGGAGATCAAGCCCAAGGTCGTCGCGGCGAAGGTCTCCGGGCGGTTGCGCTCGCTGCTGTCCGCCGAGCGCACCGCGCTCAACATCGTTCAGCGCATGGCGGGCATCGCCACGCTCGCGCAGCAGGCGATGACGACGGTGCGCGGCTCCAAGCTCAAGGTGCTCGACACGCGCAAGACACCTCCGGGCATGCGCGGCCTGGCCAAGGAGGCCGTGCGGCTGGGCGGGGCCTCCAACCACCGCTTTGGCCTCTTCGATGGGATCCTCATCAAGGACAACCACATCGCGGCCGTGGGCGGCTCCATCAAGGAAGCCCTCAAGCGCGCCAAGGCCCATTCGCCCCGGTTGGTGAAGATCGAGATCGAGGTCACCAGCCTCAAGCAGCTCACCGAGGCCATCGAGGGCGGCGCCGACGTGGTGATGCTCGACAACATGGACGACGCGATGATTCGCAAGGCGGTGGAGATCACCGCCGGCCGCGTCCCGATCGAGGTCTCCGGCGGCGTCACCCTGGACCGGCTGCCCCGGCTGGCCAAGCTGGGCGTGGACTTCGTCTCCATGGGCGCGCTCACGCACTCGGCGCGGGCCATGGATCTGTCCCTGGAGATCGCCACCACCAAGCGCTCGGCCCGCTCGCGCGCCTCCCGGTCCTCGAAGGCCTGA